Proteins encoded together in one Benincasa hispida cultivar B227 chromosome 1, ASM972705v1, whole genome shotgun sequence window:
- the LOC120085617 gene encoding RNA-binding protein 2-like isoform X3, translating to MSDAYWRYTDSQQQPPSSVPAVVGKRPRVDYDPTGLHELPNYYHRQDDRPVLQGIKSVDSINESYERYLRSSQISSYGGQSARPVGGGVPGHSINDPPILGIGGVVSGANVNDRSTSFGGGRPNIPLPPDASNTLFVEGLPSSCTRREVAHIFRPFVGYKEVRLVNKESRNPGRDPVVLGFVDFVSPAHAATAMDALQVSISPSWVRPFCFLLALEKKGI from the exons ATGTCGGACGCTTATTGGAGGTATACCGACTCACAGCAGCAGCCCCCGTCGTCGGTTCCGGCCGTCGTCGGCAAGCGCCCTCGCGTCGATTACG ATCCCACTGGTCTTCACGAGTTGCCCAACTATTACCATCGTCAAGATGATAGACCAGTGCTCCAAGGAATTAAAAGTGTTGATTCCATCAATGAGTCCTATGAACGTTACCTACGCAGCTCG CAAATTTCATCTTATGGTGGACAGTCTGCTAGACCTGTTGGAGGGGGTGTTCCTGGTCATTCGATCAATGATCCACCTATATTGGGGATTGGGGGTGTGGTTTCAGGGGCAAATGTTAATGATAGAAGTACGAGCTTTGGAGGTGGGAGGCCTAACATACCCCTTCCACCTGATGCTTCTAATACACTATTTGTGGAAGGCTTGCCTTCAAGCTGTACACGGCGTGAAGTAGCTc ACATATTTCGCCCTTTTGTTGGCTACAAAGAAGTGAGACTTGTTAACAAGGAATCCAGAAAT CCAGGAAGAGATCCGGTGGTGCTCGGTTTTGTAGATTTTGTGAGTCCTGCCCATGCAGCTACGGCCATGGATGCCTTACAAG